Proteins co-encoded in one endosymbiont 'TC1' of Trimyema compressum genomic window:
- a CDS encoding WxL protein peptidoglycan domain-containing protein, whose translation MEAVLPSNQRNSKVSYFDLNISPNFEQTLELKIHNKTNKTIYLECHVTDAWTTMNGVVDYSMSDCKKDSTQNARYQIF comes from the coding sequence GTGGAAGCAGTATTACCAAGCAATCAAAGAAATTCTAAGGTTTCATATTTTGATTTAAATATTTCACCTAATTTCGAGCAAACGCTAGAATTAAAAATTCACAATAAAACGAATAAAACTATTTATTTGGAGTGTCATGTTACTGATGCATGGACTACAATGAATGGTGTTGTTGATTATTCTATGTCAGATTGTAAAAAAGATAGTACACAAAATGCTCGCTATCAGATATT
- a CDS encoding WxL domain-containing protein, which translates to MQKAAAKTKEGLLGWSTIWNGSNISLNVNPGEAVMGAYQTKIIWTLNDIPINE; encoded by the coding sequence AAGCTGCAGCAAAAACTAAGGAGGGATTACTTGGTTGGTCAACAATTTGGAATGGTAGTAATATTAGTTTAAACGTGAATCCAGGTGAAGCTGTTATGGGAGCTTATCAAACTAAAATCATTTGGACTTTAAATGATATTCCGATTAATGAATAA